One window from the genome of Rhodococcus sp. ABRD24 encodes:
- the panB gene encoding 3-methyl-2-oxobutanoate hydroxymethyltransferase, translated as MSDNAVYGSPGSAGSAAPRRKTRIHHLQTMKSEGTRWAELTAYDYSSARLFEEAGIPVLLVGDSAANVVYGYDTTVPVTIEEMLPLVRGVVRGAPHALVIADLPFGTYEASPQQALETAFRFMKEGFAHAVKLEGGERVAPQIAALTAAGIPVQAHIGFTPQSVNTLGGFRVQGRGDGAEQLIADAIAVQEAGAFSVVMEMVPAELAGQVTRKLTIPTVGIGAGNECDAQVLVWQDMAGFTSGKTAKFVKRFGEVGDALRDAAAAYATEVAAGTFPAEEHSF; from the coding sequence ATGTCCGATAACGCTGTCTACGGTTCTCCCGGTTCTGCCGGTTCCGCGGCGCCCAGGCGCAAGACGCGCATCCATCACCTTCAGACGATGAAGTCAGAGGGCACCCGGTGGGCGGAGCTCACTGCCTACGACTACTCCAGCGCCCGGCTCTTCGAGGAGGCGGGCATCCCAGTGCTGCTCGTGGGCGATTCGGCTGCGAACGTGGTCTACGGCTACGACACGACCGTGCCGGTCACCATCGAGGAGATGCTCCCCCTCGTGCGGGGCGTGGTGCGCGGCGCGCCCCATGCCCTCGTCATTGCCGACCTCCCGTTCGGCACGTACGAAGCCTCCCCCCAGCAGGCACTCGAGACCGCCTTCCGCTTCATGAAGGAAGGCTTTGCGCACGCAGTCAAGCTCGAGGGCGGCGAACGCGTGGCGCCGCAGATCGCGGCCCTGACCGCCGCCGGGATCCCGGTTCAGGCGCACATCGGCTTCACCCCGCAGTCCGTCAACACCCTCGGCGGCTTCCGCGTGCAGGGCCGCGGTGACGGCGCCGAGCAGCTCATCGCCGACGCCATCGCCGTGCAGGAGGCCGGCGCGTTCTCTGTCGTGATGGAGATGGTGCCGGCCGAGCTCGCCGGTCAGGTGACTCGCAAGCTCACGATCCCGACGGTCGGTATCGGCGCGGGCAACGAATGCGACGCACAGGTGCTGGTGTGGCAGGACATGGCCGGCTTCACCAGCGGTAAGACGGCCAAGTTCGTCAAGCGCTTCGGCGAGGTCGGCGACGCACTGCGCGACGCGGCGGCCGCATATGCCACCGAGGTCGCTGCCGGAACATTCCCCGCCGAGGAACACAGCTTCTGA
- a CDS encoding bifunctional [glutamine synthetase] adenylyltransferase/[glutamine synthetase]-adenylyl-L-tyrosine phosphorylase translates to MTLKPPPNRSTVPGAGRLGLVEPTAPAELEALGWSNVDGIELLWALSRAANADLALRTLVRLRDGLEGSWAVLDAALRTDKGLRGRLFGLLGASSAFGDHLVADPASWKLLAGDVQLPTREELTRRLLASVGATPETGPHASSMLYRAALTGPEAVAALRKCYRDQMMILAAADLAATVENEPVVPYEIVGQQLSDMADAALTAALAVGVATVCPDEPCPTRIAVIAMGKCGARELNYVSDVDVVFVAEPSDAVASRIAGEMMRIGSSAFFEVDAALRPEGKRGELVRTLDSHVAYYKRWAKTWEFQALLKARPMTGDLELGRQYTDALGPMVWTASEREDFVTEVQAMRRRVEESVPPELRERELKLGRGSLRDVEFAVQLLQLVHGRVDLSLRVKSTVDALAALAAEGYVGRDDAANLTASYEFLRLLEHRLQLQKLKRTHTLPPPEDEEALRWLARAAHMRPDGRNDALGVLNAEIKRNSHRVRRLHAKLFYRPLLESVARIDKEALRLSPDAAVRQLAALGYTAPENALGHLVALTGGASRKGRIQALLLPTLLEWLGDTPDPDAGLLAYRRLSEALTDATWFLRLLRDEASVAQRLMTVLGSSAYIPDLLIKAPDVIRLFADGPSGPRLLEPQPEDVARGILSSSARHMDPVRAVGAARSLRRYELARIASADILGMLDVPQVCRALSSVWAAVLNAALAAVIRASEAETGEPAPAEFAVIGMGRLGGGELGYGSDADVLFVCEPREGVDETRAVKWANSIGDKVRSLLGAPSMDPPLEVDIGLRPEGRSGPLVRTLASYQAYYAQWAQSWEVQALLRAHAVAGDADLGLRFLHMIDSTRYPEGGVSEQAVREIRRIKARVDSERLPRGADPATHTKLGRGGLADVEWTVQLIQLRYAHEIPALHNTSTLETLDAIGAAELLSETDIELLRDAWLTATKARNALVLVRGKPTDQLPGPGKVLAAVAQVAGWPGGDANEFLDNYLRITRRAKAVVQRVFGGE, encoded by the coding sequence ATCACGTTGAAGCCGCCACCCAATCGGTCCACGGTGCCCGGTGCAGGCCGGTTGGGATTGGTCGAGCCGACCGCGCCGGCGGAGCTCGAGGCGCTCGGCTGGTCGAACGTCGACGGCATCGAACTGCTGTGGGCGCTGTCGCGCGCGGCCAACGCCGATCTGGCGTTGCGAACTCTGGTGCGGCTACGAGATGGGCTCGAGGGTTCCTGGGCCGTGCTCGACGCTGCCCTGCGGACAGACAAGGGGCTGCGCGGCCGACTGTTCGGCCTGCTCGGTGCCTCGAGCGCGTTCGGTGACCACCTCGTCGCCGATCCGGCGTCGTGGAAGCTGCTCGCCGGCGACGTTCAGCTGCCGACGCGTGAGGAGCTGACCCGGCGGTTGCTCGCGAGTGTCGGTGCCACCCCTGAGACCGGCCCCCATGCGTCGTCCATGCTGTATCGGGCCGCGCTCACTGGTCCGGAAGCCGTTGCGGCGCTGAGGAAGTGCTACCGGGATCAGATGATGATCCTCGCTGCGGCCGACTTGGCTGCCACTGTCGAGAACGAACCGGTGGTGCCGTACGAGATTGTGGGACAGCAGCTCTCGGACATGGCTGACGCGGCGTTGACTGCCGCGCTGGCGGTAGGTGTTGCGACGGTGTGCCCGGACGAGCCGTGTCCGACGCGGATCGCGGTCATCGCGATGGGCAAGTGCGGCGCGCGCGAACTGAACTACGTCAGTGACGTGGATGTCGTTTTCGTCGCGGAACCGTCGGACGCGGTCGCGAGCCGGATCGCCGGCGAAATGATGCGAATCGGGTCGTCCGCATTCTTCGAGGTGGACGCCGCACTGCGGCCCGAAGGCAAGCGCGGCGAACTGGTCCGCACGCTCGATTCGCACGTGGCGTACTACAAGCGCTGGGCGAAGACATGGGAGTTCCAGGCGCTGCTCAAGGCTCGGCCGATGACCGGCGATCTCGAGCTGGGGCGGCAGTACACCGATGCTCTGGGTCCGATGGTGTGGACGGCATCCGAGCGCGAGGACTTCGTTACCGAAGTGCAGGCCATGCGTCGACGGGTCGAAGAATCGGTGCCGCCGGAGCTGCGGGAGCGCGAACTCAAGCTCGGCCGCGGCAGCCTGCGTGATGTCGAGTTCGCGGTGCAGCTGCTGCAGCTGGTACACGGCCGCGTCGACCTGTCGCTACGGGTCAAGAGCACTGTCGATGCCCTTGCCGCATTGGCGGCCGAGGGGTACGTCGGACGCGATGACGCGGCGAATCTGACTGCGTCGTACGAGTTCCTGCGTCTGCTCGAGCACCGGTTGCAGTTGCAGAAGCTCAAGCGCACGCACACGCTGCCGCCGCCCGAGGACGAGGAGGCGCTACGCTGGCTCGCTCGCGCTGCCCACATGCGCCCGGACGGACGCAACGATGCGCTCGGGGTGCTCAATGCCGAGATCAAGCGCAATTCGCACCGGGTCCGGCGTCTGCACGCCAAGCTGTTCTATCGCCCGCTGCTCGAGTCGGTGGCGCGCATCGACAAGGAGGCGCTGCGGCTGAGCCCCGATGCCGCCGTTCGCCAGCTCGCCGCTCTCGGCTACACCGCACCGGAGAACGCGCTCGGCCATCTGGTAGCGCTCACCGGTGGGGCATCGCGGAAGGGGCGAATCCAGGCGCTGCTGCTGCCGACGCTGCTCGAATGGCTCGGCGACACACCGGATCCCGACGCGGGTCTGCTCGCCTATCGGCGGCTGTCGGAGGCCCTCACCGACGCTACGTGGTTCCTGCGTCTCCTCCGCGACGAGGCGTCGGTGGCGCAGCGACTCATGACGGTGCTCGGGTCGTCGGCTTACATTCCGGACCTGCTGATCAAAGCGCCGGATGTGATCCGGCTGTTCGCTGACGGCCCGTCCGGGCCGCGCCTGCTCGAGCCTCAGCCCGAGGACGTAGCCCGCGGAATCCTGTCGTCGTCGGCGCGGCACATGGATCCGGTGCGGGCGGTCGGAGCGGCGCGTTCGCTGCGCCGCTACGAGCTGGCCCGTATCGCGAGCGCGGACATCCTCGGGATGCTCGATGTTCCGCAGGTGTGCCGCGCATTGTCGTCGGTGTGGGCCGCAGTGCTCAACGCCGCATTGGCCGCGGTCATCCGGGCGAGTGAGGCGGAGACGGGTGAGCCCGCGCCCGCGGAGTTCGCAGTGATCGGCATGGGCCGACTCGGCGGCGGTGAACTCGGGTACGGCTCCGACGCAGACGTGCTGTTCGTGTGTGAACCCAGAGAGGGCGTTGACGAGACCCGAGCAGTCAAGTGGGCCAACAGTATCGGGGACAAGGTGCGGTCTCTGCTGGGTGCGCCCAGCATGGATCCGCCGCTCGAGGTCGATATCGGGCTGCGGCCCGAGGGGCGAAGCGGCCCGTTGGTGCGGACGCTCGCGTCGTACCAGGCGTACTACGCGCAGTGGGCGCAGTCGTGGGAGGTGCAGGCGCTGCTGCGGGCTCATGCGGTGGCAGGTGACGCGGATCTGGGACTACGGTTCCTGCACATGATCGATTCGACGCGCTACCCCGAGGGCGGCGTATCGGAGCAGGCGGTCCGCGAGATTCGGCGGATCAAGGCTCGCGTGGACTCCGAGCGATTGCCGCGGGGAGCGGACCCCGCCACCCACACCAAGCTCGGTCGCGGCGGACTCGCGGACGTCGAGTGGACCGTACAGCTGATCCAGCTGCGGTACGCACACGAGATTCCGGCGCTGCACAACACGTCGACGCTCGAGACTCTGGACGCGATCGGTGCTGCGGAGCTGTTGAGCGAGACCGACATCGAACTGCTACGCGATGCGTGGCTCACCGCGACGAAGGCCCGCAATGCGCTGGTGTTGGTGCGCGGTAAGCCCACCGACCAGCTGCCGGGCCCGGGCAAGGTGCTTGCGGCGGTCGCGCAGGTGGCGGGATGGCCAGGTGGGGACGCGAACGAGTTCCTCGACAACTACCTGCGGATCACCCGGCGGGCGAAAGCCGTGGTGCAGCGGGTGTTCGGGGGCGAGTGA
- a CDS encoding CHAD domain-containing protein — MSARKRTQGPSAVAVIVPAARDHYLSLTALAADVRAEADDSVHQMRVAARRLRSLLGTFHDLFPAETTASARDELRWLGSILGRARDAEVLADRFRTLLDAQPGDLVIGSVHQRLVGTQEDLYRGAHADAVDVLDGPRYAALCALLDDATSEPNPTSEARPTLYDGLDTAYRQLRRAGRKVRAVRRDGGDIGPALHRVRKRAKKLRYASEAVASAEPSAAGLGEAAKALQTVLGDHQDSVLARHWILDGAAQARDDDEDTFTYGLLYAMEEQRAAVAERELEQRIKAVRRAHRAQ; from the coding sequence ATGTCAGCACGAAAGCGCACGCAGGGTCCGTCGGCCGTGGCGGTGATCGTGCCCGCGGCACGCGACCACTACCTGAGCCTGACGGCCCTCGCCGCCGATGTCCGGGCGGAGGCCGACGACTCGGTACACCAAATGCGCGTGGCCGCGCGGCGGCTGCGGAGCCTGCTCGGGACGTTCCACGACCTGTTTCCGGCGGAGACGACCGCCAGCGCGCGCGACGAACTGCGCTGGCTCGGATCGATTCTGGGTAGGGCGCGGGATGCGGAGGTGCTCGCAGACCGTTTCCGCACGCTGCTCGATGCTCAGCCCGGAGACCTCGTGATCGGATCCGTTCACCAGCGGCTCGTCGGCACGCAGGAAGACCTGTACCGGGGTGCACATGCCGACGCTGTCGACGTCCTGGATGGTCCTCGGTATGCGGCACTGTGCGCGCTGCTCGACGACGCCACCTCCGAACCGAACCCCACCTCCGAAGCCCGGCCGACGCTGTATGACGGTCTCGATACGGCATACCGTCAGCTACGCAGGGCCGGGCGGAAGGTGCGCGCAGTACGCCGGGACGGCGGCGACATCGGACCCGCGCTGCACCGAGTCCGCAAGCGCGCCAAGAAACTGCGGTACGCATCGGAAGCGGTGGCCAGCGCCGAGCCGTCTGCAGCTGGGCTGGGTGAGGCGGCGAAGGCGCTGCAGACGGTGCTCGGCGACCATCAGGACAGTGTGCTCGCGCGCCACTGGATCCTGGACGGCGCCGCACAGGCCCGCGACGACGACGAGGACACCTTCACCTACGGGCTCCTCTACGCGATGGAGGAGCAGCGTGCCGCTGTCGCCGAGCGGGAGCTCGAGCAGCGCATCAAGGCTGTCCGCCGCGCCCACCGCGCGCAGTGA
- a CDS encoding alpha/beta hydrolase — translation MHCRRRTFLVAACAAVIVVAAGCSADPAPGAVAGSSVAEPAVAGAGQIPAGLESFYTQQIAWESCDNFDTGDEELSPSLQCARVTVPLDYDAPDGDTAEIAISRSPATGQKLGSLLVNPGGPGASGLSTASVAEGTEVAERFDVIGFDPRGIGASTPQVRCRTPQETDAERRESDLDMSPQGIARTEDKNRTYAALCAERSGAPLLAHVGTREVVRDMDVIRSVLGDATLNYLGFSYGTRIGTVYAETFPQNVRAMVLDGALDPEQSPVEEVVLQGVGFQRAFDAFAADCATSAQCPLGTDPSKADARFRALVDPLVDRPAATTDPRGLSYSDALTGVQQALYSPSLWGSLRAGLGALAEGRGDTLLLLADRYEGRQDDGSYSNLEDAFNAVRCVDDPPITDRAVAGEADMRYRQAAPFLDDGRGTGQAPLDTCAFWPVPPTGAPHSLDVRGLPTLVVISTTEDPATPYQAGVDLAKQLGGALITYRGTQHTAAFDGVSCIDDPVTDYFVDLTIPDPDLMC, via the coding sequence ATGCATTGCAGACGTCGAACGTTCCTTGTGGCCGCCTGCGCGGCTGTCATCGTCGTCGCGGCGGGTTGCAGCGCGGACCCTGCGCCGGGGGCTGTCGCAGGCTCTTCAGTTGCGGAACCGGCGGTCGCGGGGGCGGGACAGATTCCGGCCGGACTCGAGTCGTTCTACACGCAGCAGATCGCGTGGGAGTCGTGCGACAACTTCGACACCGGTGACGAGGAGCTGAGCCCGAGCCTCCAGTGCGCCCGAGTCACCGTGCCGCTCGACTACGACGCCCCGGACGGCGACACTGCCGAGATCGCGATTTCCCGGTCGCCCGCGACCGGGCAGAAGTTGGGTTCGCTGCTCGTCAACCCGGGTGGACCCGGTGCGTCGGGATTGAGTACCGCGTCCGTTGCGGAGGGAACCGAGGTGGCCGAGCGGTTCGATGTGATCGGCTTCGACCCGCGCGGCATCGGCGCCTCTACCCCGCAGGTTCGGTGCAGGACACCGCAGGAGACCGATGCTGAACGGCGTGAATCCGATCTCGACATGAGCCCGCAGGGCATCGCGCGTACCGAGGACAAGAACCGCACGTACGCGGCGCTGTGCGCAGAACGGTCGGGCGCGCCGTTGCTCGCGCATGTCGGAACCCGCGAGGTCGTGCGCGACATGGACGTCATCCGCTCGGTGCTCGGCGACGCGACGCTCAACTACCTCGGCTTCTCGTACGGCACCCGCATCGGGACTGTGTATGCGGAGACATTCCCGCAGAACGTGCGGGCCATGGTTCTCGACGGCGCACTCGATCCCGAGCAGAGCCCCGTCGAGGAGGTCGTGCTCCAGGGCGTCGGATTCCAGCGGGCGTTCGACGCGTTCGCCGCGGACTGCGCCACATCGGCGCAGTGCCCGCTCGGCACCGATCCGAGCAAGGCCGATGCCCGGTTCCGGGCACTTGTCGACCCGCTCGTCGATCGTCCGGCGGCCACCACCGATCCTCGGGGGCTGAGCTACTCCGATGCGCTCACGGGGGTGCAGCAGGCGCTGTACTCGCCGAGCCTGTGGGGTTCGCTGCGTGCTGGACTCGGTGCGCTGGCCGAGGGACGCGGAGACACGTTGCTCCTGCTTGCCGACCGATATGAGGGAAGGCAGGACGATGGCAGCTACTCCAACCTCGAGGACGCCTTCAACGCCGTCCGCTGTGTCGACGATCCGCCGATCACCGACCGGGCCGTCGCCGGTGAGGCCGACATGCGCTACCGGCAGGCCGCGCCGTTCCTCGACGATGGACGCGGCACAGGCCAGGCACCGTTGGATACGTGCGCGTTCTGGCCGGTTCCCCCCACCGGTGCGCCGCACAGTCTGGACGTGCGGGGCCTGCCGACGCTGGTGGTGATTTCCACGACCGAGGACCCGGCCACCCCCTACCAAGCCGGTGTCGACCTCGCCAAGCAACTCGGTGGCGCCCTCATCACCTACCGGGGGACGCAGCACACCGCGGCATTCGACGGGGTGTCGTGTATCGACGATCCCGTCACGGACTACTTCGTTGACCTCACGATTCCGGATCCCGATCTGATGTGCTGA
- the glnA gene encoding type I glutamate--ammonia ligase, translating to MDRQKEFVLRTLEERDIRFVRLWFTDVLGYLKSVAIAPAELEGAFEEGIGFDGSAIEGFSRVSEADTVAKPDASTFQILPWAHKDGAQHTARMFCDIAMPDGTPSWADPRHVLRRQLSKASDLGFSCYVHPEIEFFLIENGPIDGTPPVPADNGGYFDQAVHDRAPNFRRHAIDALESMGISVEFSHHEAAPGQQEIDLRYADALSMADNVMTFRYVVKEVAIDEGVRASFMPKPFGGQAGSAMHTHMSLFEGDTNAFHNPDDPMQLSATGKAFIAGILEHAHEISAVTNQWVNSYKRLVHGGEAPTAATWGPSNRSALVRVPMYTPNKASSRRVEIRSPDSACNPYLTFAVLLAAGLRGIEKGYELPPEAEDDVWSLTAAERRAMGYRSLPGSLVEALREMEKSELVAEALGEHVFDFFLRNKRREWEEYRSHVTPYELKAYLGL from the coding sequence ATGGATCGCCAAAAGGAGTTCGTGCTTCGCACCCTCGAAGAGCGCGATATTCGGTTCGTTCGACTGTGGTTCACGGACGTGCTCGGGTACCTCAAATCGGTGGCGATTGCGCCCGCGGAACTCGAGGGAGCCTTCGAGGAGGGCATCGGGTTCGACGGCTCCGCGATCGAGGGCTTCTCCCGGGTCTCGGAGGCCGACACCGTTGCCAAGCCGGACGCGTCGACATTCCAGATCCTGCCTTGGGCGCACAAGGACGGCGCCCAGCACACGGCGCGCATGTTCTGCGACATCGCGATGCCCGACGGGACGCCGTCGTGGGCGGACCCGCGGCACGTGCTGCGCCGTCAGTTGAGCAAGGCCAGTGACCTCGGGTTCTCGTGCTACGTACACCCCGAGATCGAGTTCTTCCTGATCGAGAACGGACCGATCGACGGCACCCCGCCGGTGCCGGCCGACAACGGCGGCTATTTCGACCAGGCGGTGCACGATCGAGCCCCGAACTTTCGGCGCCACGCAATCGACGCGCTCGAGTCGATGGGCATTTCGGTGGAGTTCAGTCACCACGAGGCCGCACCGGGTCAGCAGGAGATCGACCTGCGCTACGCCGACGCACTCTCGATGGCGGACAACGTGATGACGTTCCGCTACGTCGTCAAGGAGGTCGCGATCGACGAGGGCGTGCGGGCGTCATTCATGCCCAAGCCGTTCGGCGGTCAGGCCGGCTCGGCGATGCACACGCACATGAGTCTGTTCGAAGGTGACACCAACGCCTTCCACAACCCTGACGATCCGATGCAGCTGTCGGCGACGGGTAAGGCGTTCATCGCCGGAATTCTCGAGCATGCTCACGAGATCAGCGCGGTGACCAACCAGTGGGTGAACTCCTACAAGCGTCTCGTGCACGGCGGCGAGGCGCCGACCGCGGCCACGTGGGGTCCGTCCAACCGGTCCGCACTGGTGCGGGTGCCGATGTACACGCCGAACAAGGCGTCGTCGAGGCGCGTCGAGATCCGCAGCCCTGATTCAGCCTGCAACCCCTACCTGACGTTCGCGGTACTGCTCGCTGCCGGTCTGCGCGGCATCGAGAAGGGCTACGAACTGCCGCCGGAGGCGGAGGACGACGTGTGGTCGCTCACCGCGGCCGAGCGCCGGGCGATGGGTTACCGCTCGCTGCCGGGCAGCCTCGTCGAGGCGTTGCGCGAGATGGAGAAGTCCGAACTGGTCGCGGAGGCTCTGGGCGAGCACGTCTTCGACTTCTTCCTGCGCAACAAGCGCCGGGAGTGGGAGGAGTACCGCAGTCACGTCACCCCGTACGAGCTCAAGGCCTACCTGGGTCTGTGA
- the pip gene encoding prolyl aminopeptidase, which translates to MRTLYPEIAPYDTGLLEVGDGQRVYWEVSGNPDGKPVVFLHGGPGGGTHPAHRQFFDPGAYRIVLFDQRGCGRSTPHVADGADLSVNTTGHLIADIETLRGHLGINRWQVFGGSWGSTLALTYAQRFPDRVTELVLRGIFLLRRSEIDWYYNGGAGHLFPELWEQFLAPVPEAERSGDLVAAYHRLLHADDPDIALRAAIAWSSWEGATSSLLPRPEHVAETSEPRFALAFARIENHYFHHGGFLDDGQLLRDAGTLESIPGVIVQGRYDVVCPAKSAWELHRSWPGSSLHVVDDAGHAANEPGITHHLVEATDRFRG; encoded by the coding sequence ATGCGGACCCTGTACCCCGAAATCGCCCCTTACGACACCGGATTGCTCGAAGTCGGCGACGGTCAGCGGGTGTACTGGGAGGTCAGCGGTAACCCCGACGGCAAGCCGGTGGTGTTCCTGCACGGCGGCCCCGGCGGCGGCACTCATCCCGCGCACCGACAGTTCTTCGACCCCGGCGCCTACCGCATCGTGCTGTTCGATCAGCGCGGCTGCGGGCGCTCCACGCCGCACGTCGCAGACGGAGCCGACCTGTCGGTCAACACCACCGGCCACCTCATCGCCGATATCGAAACGCTCCGTGGACATCTCGGCATCAACCGCTGGCAGGTGTTCGGCGGATCCTGGGGTTCGACGCTGGCTCTGACGTACGCGCAGCGGTTCCCGGACCGAGTCACCGAACTGGTGTTGCGGGGAATCTTCCTGCTGCGTCGCAGCGAAATCGACTGGTACTACAACGGCGGCGCGGGACACCTGTTCCCGGAACTGTGGGAGCAATTCCTCGCACCGGTGCCGGAGGCGGAACGCTCGGGCGACCTGGTGGCGGCCTACCACCGCCTGCTGCACGCCGACGACCCCGACATCGCACTGCGGGCAGCGATCGCGTGGTCCAGTTGGGAGGGGGCGACGAGTTCGCTCCTGCCGCGGCCCGAGCACGTGGCGGAGACGTCCGAGCCGCGGTTCGCGTTGGCGTTCGCGCGGATCGAGAACCACTACTTCCACCACGGCGGGTTCCTGGACGACGGCCAGCTGCTCCGCGACGCCGGCACGTTGGAGTCGATCCCCGGTGTGATCGTGCAGGGCCGGTACGACGTGGTCTGCCCTGCGAAGAGCGCATGGGAGCTGCATCGCTCGTGGCCGGGTTCGTCGCTGCACGTAGTGGACGACGCCGGCCACGCCGCGAACGAGCCGGGCATCACCCACCACCTCGTGGAGGCGACAGACCGCTTCCGCGGGTGA